A DNA window from Allokutzneria albata contains the following coding sequences:
- a CDS encoding TetR/AcrR family transcriptional regulator → MPTGVSIRDVREQLFVAAERVLRRDGPSGLTSRAVTTEAGCAKGVLHRHFADFDAFLAEFVLDRANRMDATAAALRQAAGTHTVVDNLTEALTALFESVAVAVVALITFRDELRARLREKWPAGVPVLTEAAIVIAEYLAAERELGRIAADADVDMLAPTLIGAAHLLFADRQSAPPGPDAVRRMVFTVVGEV, encoded by the coding sequence GTGCCGACAGGGGTGTCGATCCGCGACGTCCGGGAACAGCTGTTCGTCGCCGCCGAACGGGTGCTGCGCCGCGACGGGCCGAGCGGGCTGACCAGTCGCGCCGTCACGACGGAGGCGGGTTGTGCCAAGGGCGTTCTGCACCGGCACTTCGCCGACTTCGACGCGTTCCTCGCCGAGTTCGTGCTCGACCGCGCCAACCGGATGGACGCCACCGCCGCCGCGCTGCGCCAGGCCGCGGGCACGCACACGGTCGTGGACAACCTCACCGAAGCGCTGACGGCCCTCTTCGAGTCGGTCGCGGTCGCGGTGGTCGCCCTGATCACCTTCCGGGACGAGCTGCGCGCCCGGCTGCGGGAGAAGTGGCCCGCGGGCGTCCCGGTGCTGACGGAGGCGGCGATCGTGATCGCCGAGTACCTCGCCGCCGAGCGCGAACTGGGCCGCATCGCGGCAGACGCCGACGTCGACATGCTGGCACCGACGCTGATCGGGGCCGCGCACCTGCTCTTCGCCGACCGGCAGAGCGCCCCGCCCGGGCCGGACGCCGTTCGCCGGATGGTGTTCACGGTCGTCGGCGAGGTGTGA
- a CDS encoding class I SAM-dependent methyltransferase, protein MPTLEPAARSFGAEADRYDRARPSYPAAAVDRIVARSPGPRVLDVGCGTGISSRQFQAAGCRVLGVEVDARMASIARNGLDVEVSAFETWDPAGREFDAVVAGQTWHWIDPVAGAAKAAEALRPGGLIALFWNVMQPPPEVFAPFGDLLGGTLGKRPMLDTYEVMFSNATNGIRDAGGFGDAEDWRFEWERSYTRQEWLDQLPTFGGYSHLAPARQTDVLTASGAAIDALGGSFTMPYTTVVVAASRS, encoded by the coding sequence ATGCCCACTCTAGAGCCTGCCGCTCGGTCCTTCGGCGCCGAGGCCGACCGCTACGACCGCGCCCGCCCCAGCTACCCCGCGGCCGCGGTGGACCGGATCGTCGCGCGGAGCCCCGGCCCCCGCGTCCTCGATGTCGGTTGTGGCACAGGCATTTCCTCCCGACAGTTCCAGGCGGCCGGCTGCCGGGTGCTCGGCGTCGAGGTCGACGCGCGCATGGCTTCGATCGCCCGGAACGGCCTCGACGTGGAGGTGTCGGCCTTCGAGACCTGGGACCCCGCGGGGCGGGAGTTCGACGCGGTCGTCGCCGGGCAGACGTGGCACTGGATCGACCCCGTCGCCGGAGCCGCGAAGGCCGCCGAGGCGTTGCGCCCCGGCGGCCTGATCGCCTTGTTCTGGAACGTCATGCAGCCCCCGCCCGAGGTGTTCGCGCCCTTCGGCGACCTGCTCGGCGGGACGCTCGGGAAGCGGCCCATGCTGGACACCTACGAGGTCATGTTCTCCAACGCCACCAACGGGATCCGCGACGCAGGGGGCTTCGGTGACGCGGAGGACTGGCGCTTCGAGTGGGAGCGGTCGTACACCCGTCAAGAGTGGCTCGACCAGCTACCGACGTTCGGCGGCTACTCCCACCTCGCACCCGCGCGGCAGACCGACGTGCTGACCGCGTCCGGCGCCGCGATCGACGCGCTCGGCGGCAGCTTCACCATGCCCTACACCACGGTCGTGGTCGCCGCGTCGCGGAGCTGA
- a CDS encoding class I SAM-dependent methyltransferase, with amino-acid sequence MTPEEFLKAFHDNNPGQQSAGAEANPTAEGRTSYEEFADRVGTPERVLDLGCADGALLEVLAGRGAKTLAGVDLSEAELALARRRPALAKADLRQARAQELPFPDASFDAVVSHMAFMLMTDPERVAAEAARVLVPGGALSLAIGGGAVAAEAMELFLDLARPYFEAAERRMPRLGDRRTRTRDGLDEILSPAGFAPVTWDSIVLDLGGTAEHVWETNFSIFYDVVVLDEDQLAKLRREFLDAAGDGRIACGMRINIATAQLRDAATTTVV; translated from the coding sequence ATGACGCCCGAGGAGTTCCTCAAAGCCTTTCACGACAACAACCCTGGACAGCAGTCGGCGGGAGCCGAGGCCAATCCCACGGCCGAGGGCCGCACGAGCTACGAGGAGTTCGCCGACCGCGTGGGCACCCCGGAGCGGGTCTTGGACCTGGGATGCGCGGACGGTGCGTTGCTGGAGGTGCTGGCCGGGCGTGGGGCGAAGACGTTGGCGGGTGTCGACCTGTCGGAGGCGGAACTCGCGCTCGCCCGGCGGCGTCCGGCGTTGGCGAAGGCGGACCTGCGCCAAGCGCGGGCGCAGGAGTTGCCGTTTCCGGACGCGTCCTTCGACGCCGTCGTCTCGCACATGGCCTTCATGCTGATGACCGATCCCGAGCGGGTCGCCGCCGAAGCCGCCCGGGTGCTCGTTCCCGGTGGGGCGCTGTCGCTGGCCATCGGCGGTGGCGCGGTGGCCGCCGAGGCGATGGAGCTGTTCCTGGACCTGGCCCGGCCCTACTTCGAAGCGGCCGAGCGGCGGATGCCGAGGTTGGGGGACCGCAGGACCCGCACTCGGGACGGGCTGGACGAAATCCTGTCGCCCGCCGGGTTCGCGCCCGTGACGTGGGACTCGATCGTGCTCGATCTGGGTGGGACGGCCGAGCACGTGTGGGAGACGAACTTCTCGATCTTCTACGACGTCGTGGTGCTCGACGAGGACCAGCTCGCGAAGCTGCGGCGGGAGTTCCTGGACGCCGCGGGAGATGGCCGGATCGCGTGCGGCATGCGGATCAACATCGCGACGGCTCAGCTCCGCGACGCGGCGACCACGACCGTGGTGTAG
- a CDS encoding DeoR/GlpR family DNA-binding transcription regulator → MGVDESQAERRRVIRERVTAEGFLRIQDLAEEFGVSVMTVHRDFDALQAQGWLRKVRGGATAVPSTVFHGDVSQRMAAMADTKRMLARAAVELIPPGSSVMLDESTTCLHLAQLLAERAPLTVITYFQPVIELLTRRPGINLIALGGEYFPAYDAFLGLYTAEGVGKVRADTLFMSTTAISHGRCYHQSQETVQVKRALLAAASRKVLLVDHTKFTRQGLYTLAPLTDFDLVLVDDRLPAAEQRRIRDDGVALTVVHRT, encoded by the coding sequence GTGGGTGTCGACGAATCACAGGCGGAGCGGCGCCGCGTCATCCGGGAACGGGTCACTGCGGAGGGCTTCCTCCGCATCCAGGACCTGGCCGAGGAGTTCGGCGTCAGCGTGATGACGGTGCACCGCGACTTCGACGCCCTCCAGGCGCAGGGGTGGCTGCGCAAGGTGCGCGGCGGCGCGACCGCCGTGCCCTCCACCGTCTTCCACGGCGACGTCAGCCAGCGCATGGCCGCCATGGCCGACACCAAGCGGATGCTCGCGCGGGCAGCCGTCGAACTCATCCCGCCGGGCAGCTCCGTCATGCTCGACGAGAGCACCACCTGCCTGCACCTCGCGCAGCTGCTGGCCGAGCGCGCCCCGCTCACCGTCATCACCTACTTCCAGCCCGTGATCGAGTTGCTCACCCGGCGGCCCGGCATCAACCTCATCGCGCTCGGCGGCGAGTACTTCCCCGCCTACGACGCGTTCCTCGGCCTGTACACGGCGGAAGGCGTCGGCAAGGTCCGCGCCGACACGCTCTTCATGTCCACCACGGCGATCTCCCATGGCCGTTGCTACCACCAGTCGCAGGAGACGGTTCAGGTCAAGCGCGCGCTGCTGGCCGCCGCGTCCCGCAAGGTACTTCTAGTTGATCACACCAAGTTCACGCGTCAAGGCCTGTACACGTTGGCGCCCTTGACCGATTTCGACCTCGTGCTCGTCGACGACCGCCTTCCGGCCGCCGAGCAGCGCCGCATCCGCGATGACGGAGTGGCCCTCACCGTCGTGCACCGCACGTAG